The DNA sequence ATGGTGAAGGGGCGCCAGACCGACAGCGCGGTCAGCTTCGACGTGAACCCGTCATCGCGCCAGATCTTCTCCGACATGACGCGGATGGGCGCCACCTTCGACCTGATCAACGCGGGTGCCCGTATCCACCAGGCGGGCTGCCTGGGCTGCATCGGCATGGGCCAGGCGCCCGCCGTCGGCCGCAATTCGCTGCGCACCTTCCCGCGCAACTTCCCCGGACGGTCGGGCACCAAGGAGGACTCGGTCTGGCTGTGCTCGCCGGAGACCGCGGCCGCCTCAGCGCTGGCGGGCGTGATCGCCGACCCGCGCGATGTGGCCGAGAAGATGCAGATCGCCTACCCCGAGCTGGACCTGCCGGAGCGCTCGGGGGTCAACACGAGGATGCTGGTTCCTCCGCCCCCGCGTGCGGAGTCGCTGCAGGAGGAACTGGTCAAGGGCCCCAACATCTCGGCGCTGCCGGACTTCCCGCCACTGCCCGACAGCGTGGAGGCGCCGGTGCTGCTCAAGGTCGGCGACGACGTCTCCACCGACGAGATCTCCCCGGCCGGCGCCCAGGCCCTCCCGTTCCGCTCGAACGTGCCCAAGCTGGCGGAGTTCACCTTCACCCGGATCGACGAGGACTACCCGCGCCGGGCGCGCGAGATCGCCCAGGCTTCGGGGCACATCGTGGTCGGCGGGGAGAACTACGGCCAGGGCTCCTCCCGCGAGCACGCCGCCATCACCCCGCGGTACCTGGGCCTGCGCGCGGTGATCGCGAAGTCATTCGCCCGCATCCACTGGCAGAACCTCGCCAACTTCGGCGTCCTGGCGCTGACGTTCGCCGACACGGCCGACTACGACCGCATCGACGCCGGCGACGTGCTCATCCTCGACGACCTGCACAAGGTCCTGCCCGGCGGCGGGGACGTGACGGTGCGCAACGACACCAAGGGCGAGGCCTACACCCTGCGCCACAGCCTCACCGAGGGCCAGGTCGAGGCGGTCCTGGCCGGCGGGCAGATCCCGCTGCTGGCGAGCGCGTTGGCGTGATCCGAACGGCCGCTGCCGGCAGGCCCGTGCCCTCCCGCGGCCTGCCGGCCGCTCGCAAAGGTTTTGCAGGGCATCAGCCTCAACCGCCTGATCAACGAGCGGCTCGCCCGTACCTAGGACGGTTGGTCGGCGACGGTCCCGTATGGCGCCGGAGGCCGTCGGCGGGTTCGGCGGGCTCGGGCGTCGGCTCGGGGCGGGCGGCGCGCGGCAGCAGGGGCACGAGAGCCAGCGCCAGCAGGAACGCGGCCGCGTTGTAGCAGAGCGTCGTGGCGGCCGCGTCGGCGAACGCCCGGCGGTGCGCGGGGTCGCCCGGGTCGGCGGGGGCGCCGGTCGCGGCGAGCCAGAAGAAGAGCACGCCGACCACCGCCACGCCCACGGCGGTGCCCAGTTGCATGACGGCGTTGGCCACGCCCGAGGCGGCGCCGGCGTCGTCGTCGGGCACGTCGGCCAGCACCACCCCGGTCAGGATCGGCACGCACATGCCCATGCCCGCCCCCATCGCCAACACCGGCAGGGCCGCGTGCCACCACGCCACTGCGGGGCCGAGGAGTGCGAGCACCCCGATCAGGGCGAGGGCCGAGGCGGTCATCACGGCCAGCCCGATGCCGATGACCCGGCGCCCGCGGGTGGTGGCGTAGCGGCGGGCGACACCGGAGGTCAGGACGATGCCCACCGGCCAGCTCACCACGGCCGCCGCGGTGCGCAGCGGCGACCAGCCCAGGCCGAGCTGGAAGTCGTAGGTCAGTACCAGGAACAGCGACGCCAGGCCCGAGAAGAGCACGAACATCACCACCGCCCCGGCCGCGAACGAGCGCCGGGCGAACAGGGCGGGAGGGACCAGCGCCGAGCCCGTCGTGCGGTCGCGGCGGCGCTGGTGGAGGGCGAACAGGAGCAGCAGCGGGACTGCCGCGCCCAGCAGGGCCAGTGTCCAGGCGTCCCAACCGCGCTCGCGCCCCTGGATGAGCGGGAACATGACCGCGAACATCGCGAGGCCGGCCAAGGCCATACCGACGGGGTCGGGGCGCAGCGGACGTGCGGCGCGACTTTCCGGCATCAGCCACAGCGCGAGCGCGACGGCCGCGGCGCCCAAGGGGACGTTGACGTAGAAGACGGCGCGCCAACCGAGGCCGAACAGGTCGGCCTCGGTCAGCACGGCCCCCAGCAGCGGACCGCTGACGTTGGCCAGGCTCAGCGTGACGCCGTAGAGGGCGAAGGCCCGGGCGCGCTCGCGGTGGTCGAAGAGGACCACGATGACCGACATCGCCTGGGGGACCATCAGGGCCGCGGCGACGCCCTGGGCGAGGCGGCCGGCTATGAGCACCTCGGCGGTCGGCGCGGCGCCGCACATCAGCGAGGCGGCCGTGAAGCAGGCCATGCCCGCGACGAACATGCGTTTGCGGCCGAGGATGTCGCCCAGGCGCCCGCCGGTGACCAGCACGAGGGCGAAGGCCAGGGAGTAGCCCGCGAGCACCCACTGCGCGGCCGAGTAGCCGGCGCCGAGGCCCGTCTGCAGGCGGGGAAGCACGATGTTCACGATCGTGGCGTCGACGAGGTCCATGAAAAGGGCGATGAGGACCACCCCGAGGACCACCCAGCGGGTGGGCTTCGGTGACGCGGTCGGGGGTGCCGGGACGTCCGTCATAGTGGACTCCGCGAGAGAGTAGAGTGCAGAGAAGAACATCAGGAGAGAATCACTATAATCGACTCTCTCTATTTCAGAGAGATTAGATCAGAGGTGTGCCGGTGTCAACGTCAACGCCCGAGGAACCGGTGCCGGCGAGCGTCGGCGCCCTCTACGAGGAACTGCGCGTAGCGGCGTCCCTGGCCGTGCGGTTCCACGCGGCCCTCGCCGCGCACGCCGGTGTCAACATCACCGACGTCAGCTGCCTGGGCGCGCTGGACAAGAACGGGCCCATGAGCCCCGGCGAACTGGCCGATCACACGGGCCTCTCCCGCGGCGGCGCCATCACCGCCGTGGTCGACCGGCTGGAGAAAGCGGGCTTCGTGCAGCGCCGCCGCGACGAACGGGACCGCCGCAGAGTGGTCGTCGAACTCCTCCGCGAGGGCGCCTACGCGCGGCTCACCGAGACGTTCGACGCGCTGGACCGCTCCTACACCGAGGTGATCGCCGACTACCCGGAGGAGCAGCGGCAACTGCTCCTGGAGTTCACCCGCCGCATCAACGCCCAACTGGAGGAGCGAACCGGCGCGTTGCAGAGCGGGGCCTGAGCACACCGCGCGCGGAGACCGTCGGCCCGTCCCCGAATACCCGGGGGCGCCCGGCCATCCGCTTCCTGCAGCGGCGGCACGCCCCCCGCGTCTGCGCCCATCGGTTCGGGTGTGCGCCGGTTTCGCGCACGGCGGGGCGGCAAGGGCGGCGGTGGGTCCGGCCTGTGGTTCTCGGGTCGGGTGCTCGCCGGTGACGGCCGCCGACGGAGGCGGCGACGGTCCGCTGGGCGGCCTTGCTGATCGGCCGGGCGGCGGGTGGCCTTCACCGGAAGGCGGCGACGGTGGCAGCCGGGGCGCGCCTGCGATCATCGGTTCGGGTGCCCGCCGGTTGAGCGCGCGACGGAGGCGGCGGGACGGGTGCTGGCCATTGGAAAGCGATTTCCGTGGCCATAAGTTCACGATAGACGGGAAAACCGCGCCGAATCCGCCCGGATATCCACCCCGCCGCCCCGGTGGGCTCACCGAGCGCGTGGTTTTCGTCAAAAAACGGCCCGGA is a window from the Streptomonospora litoralis genome containing:
- a CDS encoding aconitate hydratase, with the translated sequence MGRGVAHKLIESHLVEGELVPGRPIALSVDQTLTQDATGTLVMQELEALGLDRTRAEVSVQYVDHNLLQADEKNAEDHAFLHSAARRYGLWYSKPGNGVSHPTHMQRFGVPGKTMVGSDSHTCAAGSLGMLAVGVGGLEVAMAIAGRPLRITAPQIWGVRLSGELPEWTSAKDVILEMLRRHTVSGGVNRIIEYHGPGVDTLTAMDRHVIANMGAELGATTTVFPADEAVRDFLRAEGREEDFTELLADPDAEYDVTDEIDLSTIEPLIARPSAPDKVVPVREAAGEDVGQVVIGSSANPGLRDYAIAAAMVKGRQTDSAVSFDVNPSSRQIFSDMTRMGATFDLINAGARIHQAGCLGCIGMGQAPAVGRNSLRTFPRNFPGRSGTKEDSVWLCSPETAAASALAGVIADPRDVAEKMQIAYPELDLPERSGVNTRMLVPPPPRAESLQEELVKGPNISALPDFPPLPDSVEAPVLLKVGDDVSTDEISPAGAQALPFRSNVPKLAEFTFTRIDEDYPRRAREIAQASGHIVVGGENYGQGSSREHAAITPRYLGLRAVIAKSFARIHWQNLANFGVLALTFADTADYDRIDAGDVLILDDLHKVLPGGGDVTVRNDTKGEAYTLRHSLTEGQVEAVLAGGQIPLLASALA
- a CDS encoding MFS transporter, which translates into the protein MTDVPAPPTASPKPTRWVVLGVVLIALFMDLVDATIVNIVLPRLQTGLGAGYSAAQWVLAGYSLAFALVLVTGGRLGDILGRKRMFVAGMACFTAASLMCGAAPTAEVLIAGRLAQGVAAALMVPQAMSVIVVLFDHRERARAFALYGVTLSLANVSGPLLGAVLTEADLFGLGWRAVFYVNVPLGAAAVALALWLMPESRAARPLRPDPVGMALAGLAMFAVMFPLIQGRERGWDAWTLALLGAAVPLLLLFALHQRRRDRTTGSALVPPALFARRSFAAGAVVMFVLFSGLASLFLVLTYDFQLGLGWSPLRTAAAVVSWPVGIVLTSGVARRYATTRGRRVIGIGLAVMTASALALIGVLALLGPAVAWWHAALPVLAMGAGMGMCVPILTGVVLADVPDDDAGAASGVANAVMQLGTAVGVAVVGVLFFWLAATGAPADPGDPAHRRAFADAAATTLCYNAAAFLLALALVPLLPRAARPEPTPEPAEPADGLRRHTGPSPTNRPRYGRAAR
- a CDS encoding MarR family winged helix-turn-helix transcriptional regulator codes for the protein MSTSTPEEPVPASVGALYEELRVAASLAVRFHAALAAHAGVNITDVSCLGALDKNGPMSPGELADHTGLSRGGAITAVVDRLEKAGFVQRRRDERDRRRVVVELLREGAYARLTETFDALDRSYTEVIADYPEEQRQLLLEFTRRINAQLEERTGALQSGA